Proteins encoded together in one Mycobacterium sp. MS1601 window:
- a CDS encoding SDR family oxidoreductase translates to MRSFEGKTAVVTGGSTGIGLATAQRFVDEGAHVFITGRRQVELDAAATSLGSAVTAVVGDIAQATDLDRLYAAVAQRGAGLDVLFANAGGATFAPLAQATEEDYEKNLGVNVRGTWLTIQKALPLFNSGAAVVVNASVRASDGLENFGLYSASKAAVRSLAQTWANELKDRGIRVNTISPGAIDTPGLDRIIGAEAAATFKAESAKQVPIGRLGKAEEIASAVAFLASPEASFIYGTNLYIDGGELQF, encoded by the coding sequence ATGAGATCATTCGAAGGAAAGACCGCCGTGGTCACCGGTGGCAGCACCGGCATCGGACTGGCGACCGCACAACGGTTTGTCGACGAGGGTGCACACGTCTTCATCACCGGGCGCCGCCAGGTCGAACTGGACGCCGCGGCGACATCGTTGGGTTCAGCGGTGACGGCCGTGGTCGGTGACATCGCACAGGCCACCGACCTGGACCGTCTCTACGCAGCCGTGGCGCAACGCGGCGCAGGACTCGATGTACTGTTCGCCAACGCCGGCGGAGCCACCTTTGCTCCCCTGGCTCAGGCCACCGAAGAGGACTACGAGAAGAACCTCGGTGTCAATGTCCGCGGAACCTGGCTCACCATTCAGAAAGCGTTGCCGCTGTTCAACAGTGGCGCCGCGGTTGTGGTCAACGCGTCGGTGCGTGCCTCTGACGGACTGGAGAACTTCGGGCTGTACTCGGCTTCCAAGGCGGCAGTCCGGTCCCTGGCACAGACCTGGGCCAATGAGCTCAAAGACCGCGGGATCCGGGTCAACACCATTTCGCCGGGGGCCATCGACACCCCGGGCCTCGACCGGATCATCGGCGCGGAGGCCGCCGCCACATTCAAGGCCGAATCGGCCAAACAGGTTCCGATCGGCAGACTGGGCAAGGCCGAAGAAATAGCATCCGCGGTGGCTTTCCTGGCCTCGCCCGAAGCCAGCTTCATCTACGGCACCAACCTCTACATCGACGGCGGCGAACTCCAGTTCTGA
- a CDS encoding 3-oxoacyl-ACP reductase family protein, which yields MSTRPLTGRRALVTGGSRGIGAAIVRRLADDGADVAFTYQSSAQRAEELAAEAAKSGSTVIALQADSADADAVRRVVDEAAAQLGGLDILVNNAGVAALAPVESFPLAEFDRLVAVNVRGVFVASQAAIPHLTEGGRIITIGSVNGDRIPVPGLSVYAMTKAAVAGLTRGLARDLGPRGITANNIAVGPTATEMNPDNDSDLAEGNRTATAVGRYGQAHEIASVVAYLALPETGYVTGATWTVDGGFNA from the coding sequence ATGAGTACACGTCCACTCACCGGCCGCCGCGCCCTCGTCACCGGCGGATCCCGCGGCATCGGCGCCGCCATCGTCCGGCGTCTCGCCGACGACGGTGCCGACGTCGCCTTCACCTATCAATCGTCAGCACAACGGGCGGAGGAACTCGCCGCCGAAGCCGCGAAGTCCGGTTCGACAGTCATTGCCCTGCAGGCTGACAGCGCCGACGCCGACGCGGTTCGGCGCGTCGTCGACGAGGCTGCCGCACAACTCGGTGGGCTCGACATCCTGGTCAACAACGCCGGCGTCGCCGCACTCGCACCCGTCGAGTCGTTCCCGCTGGCGGAGTTCGACCGGTTGGTCGCCGTCAACGTCCGCGGAGTATTCGTGGCCAGCCAGGCCGCGATCCCCCACCTGACCGAAGGCGGCCGCATCATCACCATCGGCAGCGTCAACGGTGACCGGATCCCCGTGCCCGGCCTGTCTGTCTACGCCATGACCAAGGCCGCGGTGGCCGGCCTGACACGAGGACTGGCGCGCGACCTCGGACCCCGCGGAATCACCGCCAACAACATCGCCGTCGGGCCCACTGCCACGGAGATGAACCCCGACAACGACAGTGATCTCGCCGAGGGCAACCGGACGGCCACCGCCGTCGGCAGATACGGCCAGGCACACGAGATCGCCAGCGTCGTGGCCTATCTGGCACTGCCGGAAACCGGGTACGTCACCGGTGCCACCTGGACCGTCGACGGCGGGTTCAACGCCTGA
- a CDS encoding heme-binding protein, giving the protein MLTTRLAIAGLIGAPLLFAAPAIAVPPQNCSTADLAGVASGVSAATSAYLFTHPDVNDFFTSLQGQAPETIQPRVDEYFAANPQVGAEMKNIRKPLQDIRLRCGDTDGDGDVDIL; this is encoded by the coding sequence TTGCTCACCACCCGCCTGGCAATCGCCGGCCTGATCGGCGCGCCGCTGTTGTTCGCCGCACCGGCCATCGCCGTGCCGCCGCAGAACTGCTCCACCGCTGATCTTGCCGGGGTGGCGTCCGGGGTGTCGGCGGCCACGTCGGCGTATCTTTTCACCCACCCGGACGTCAATGACTTCTTCACCAGCCTGCAGGGTCAGGCGCCGGAGACCATCCAGCCTCGGGTTGACGAGTACTTCGCCGCCAACCCGCAGGTCGGCGCCGAGATGAAGAATATCCGTAAACCGTTGCAGGACATCAGGCTTCGGTGTGGCGATACAGACGGTGACGGGGACGTCGACATTCTGTAG
- a CDS encoding MarR family winged helix-turn-helix transcriptional regulator gives MSAGLTRQELAAWVRLASVLELLPGVLDSQLRRDAELLHFEYFVLAMLSEAPKRTLRMSALAAHTNATPPRLSHVVRRLEDRGLVERFPCPEDARATNARLTAAGWRKVREAAPGHSTTVRETVIDALTSEQVRQLADIGEAILSRLDPDGAMTSTYHRYDA, from the coding sequence GTGAGCGCAGGGTTGACACGGCAGGAGCTGGCGGCGTGGGTCCGGCTGGCCTCGGTGCTGGAGCTGCTACCCGGCGTCCTGGACTCCCAGCTGCGCCGTGATGCCGAGCTGCTGCATTTCGAGTATTTCGTGCTGGCCATGCTGTCCGAGGCGCCCAAGCGCACGTTGCGGATGAGTGCGCTTGCTGCTCACACCAATGCCACTCCGCCGCGGCTGTCGCACGTGGTCAGACGGCTTGAGGACCGCGGCCTGGTCGAACGGTTCCCCTGCCCCGAGGATGCCCGCGCCACCAATGCTCGGCTCACAGCGGCCGGCTGGCGCAAGGTGCGCGAGGCGGCGCCGGGGCATTCCACGACCGTCCGTGAGACCGTGATCGACGCGCTGACGTCCGAGCAGGTACGTCAGCTCGCCGATATCGGCGAAGCCATTCTGTCCCGGCTCGATCCGGACGGAGCGATGACGAGCACGTATCACCGCTACGACGCCTGA
- a CDS encoding VOC family protein, with the protein MSVSPVRLNHAVLFVADVDRAVTFYTAVFGMNVVSHEARLGAAFLRLPRSGNHHDLGLFGIPGAAAPPRRSTGLYHLAWQLDTVDELIEFRRILLESGAYTGESSHGATKSVYGADPDGNQFEIMWMLPRHQWGIYENSAVVERLDLAAEFAAWSGTRTAGDITHPPKET; encoded by the coding sequence ATGTCCGTTTCGCCTGTTCGCCTGAATCACGCGGTGCTGTTCGTCGCCGACGTCGACCGGGCGGTCACGTTCTACACGGCAGTGTTCGGCATGAACGTCGTGTCACACGAAGCTCGGTTGGGCGCTGCCTTCCTGCGCCTGCCGAGATCAGGCAACCACCACGACCTCGGACTGTTCGGGATCCCCGGAGCCGCGGCCCCGCCCCGCAGGTCGACCGGTCTGTACCACCTGGCATGGCAACTCGACACTGTCGACGAGTTGATCGAGTTCCGCCGGATCCTCCTCGAATCCGGCGCCTACACCGGCGAATCGAGCCACGGCGCCACCAAGAGCGTCTACGGCGCGGACCCCGACGGCAACCAGTTCGAGATCATGTGGATGCTCCCCCGCCACCAGTGGGGCATCTACGAGAACTCAGCCGTGGTCGAAAGACTAGATCTGGCAGCGGAATTTGCCGCCTGGTCGGGCACTCGCACCGCCGGTGACATCACCCACCCCCCGAAGGAGACCTGA
- a CDS encoding DoxX family protein has product MTTSTLDSRLGTYAPTALGVFRIVFGVLFLCHATAHLVGWPGGQAAAFGQWPYFYAGVIELITGVLITVGLFTRIAAFIASGNMAVAFFLQHAPQGLVPMTNGGEAAVLYCFAFLFLVFSGAGALSFDNRRS; this is encoded by the coding sequence ATGACCACCTCCACGCTCGACAGTCGCCTCGGCACCTACGCCCCCACCGCGCTCGGGGTCTTCCGCATCGTCTTCGGAGTGCTGTTCCTGTGCCACGCCACCGCGCACCTGGTGGGCTGGCCGGGCGGCCAGGCCGCCGCGTTCGGCCAGTGGCCCTACTTCTACGCAGGTGTGATCGAACTGATCACCGGTGTGCTGATCACCGTCGGACTGTTCACCCGTATCGCGGCCTTCATCGCCTCGGGCAACATGGCCGTTGCCTTCTTCCTGCAGCACGCGCCGCAGGGCCTGGTCCCGATGACCAACGGCGGCGAGGCTGCGGTGTTGTACTGCTTTGCGTTCCTGTTCCTGGTGTTCAGCGGTGCAGGTGCGCTGTCCTTCGACAACCGCCGCAGCTAG
- a CDS encoding FAD-binding oxidoreductase translates to MFTVIEALREHLPADRLVLDPDVTASYAHDEAEWAPYEAPLAVVRPVSAEDVQKIVRICFEYKTPVVTRGAGTGLSGGANAVDGCVVIALEAMNAIVGIDTLERYAVVQPGVVNDDLRAAAAVKGLWYPPDPASSPWSTIGGNVATNAGGLCCVKYGVTGDYVMGMQVVTGTGDLVRLGRTTAKGVAGYSLAALMVGSEGTLGIITEVTVKLRPLQGPQRTVAGYFDSVVDAGRAVQNVAAQGLTPSALELVDRQCLLAVDAWKNMGLAVDANAVLLGRIDTEDPTGAREALAMQQCFDAAGASWSAMSTDQQESDTLFAARRLAYPAMERLGPVLTEDVCVPKRHVAQMLSRIEQIGLRHGTTIANIAHAGDGNLHPLLITPHDDDDDARWRAQAAFAEIIDAALELGGTVTGEHGVELLKRDGLAKELDPVVLDMHRAIKHALDPYGILNPGKGF, encoded by the coding sequence GTGTTCACAGTCATCGAGGCCTTGCGCGAACATCTGCCCGCTGACCGTCTGGTCCTCGACCCGGACGTCACGGCGTCGTACGCGCACGACGAAGCCGAATGGGCCCCGTACGAGGCGCCCCTGGCGGTGGTACGTCCGGTCTCTGCCGAAGACGTCCAGAAGATCGTGCGGATCTGCTTTGAGTACAAGACCCCGGTGGTCACCCGTGGCGCGGGAACAGGGCTCTCGGGTGGGGCCAACGCCGTGGACGGTTGCGTCGTCATCGCGCTCGAGGCCATGAATGCCATCGTGGGCATCGACACGCTCGAGCGTTACGCCGTCGTGCAACCCGGCGTGGTCAACGACGATCTGCGTGCGGCGGCCGCGGTGAAAGGACTCTGGTACCCACCGGATCCGGCCAGCTCACCGTGGTCGACCATCGGGGGGAATGTTGCCACCAACGCCGGCGGACTGTGCTGCGTGAAATACGGTGTGACAGGCGATTACGTGATGGGCATGCAGGTGGTCACCGGTACCGGCGACCTGGTGCGTCTCGGCCGGACCACGGCCAAAGGTGTGGCCGGCTACAGCCTGGCGGCGCTGATGGTCGGCTCGGAGGGCACCCTCGGCATCATCACCGAGGTGACGGTGAAACTGCGCCCACTGCAAGGGCCGCAGCGCACCGTCGCAGGTTATTTCGACTCCGTGGTGGACGCCGGCCGTGCGGTGCAGAACGTCGCTGCCCAGGGACTCACCCCGTCGGCGCTGGAACTCGTCGACCGGCAGTGCCTGTTGGCCGTCGACGCGTGGAAGAACATGGGCCTGGCCGTGGACGCCAATGCTGTACTGCTGGGTCGGATCGACACCGAGGACCCGACGGGGGCGCGGGAGGCGCTGGCCATGCAGCAGTGTTTTGATGCCGCGGGTGCGTCCTGGTCGGCGATGTCCACCGATCAGCAGGAGTCCGACACGCTGTTTGCTGCTCGGCGGCTGGCCTACCCCGCGATGGAGCGGCTCGGGCCCGTCCTCACCGAGGATGTCTGTGTCCCCAAACGGCATGTTGCGCAGATGCTGTCGCGCATCGAACAGATAGGCCTGCGGCATGGGACCACGATCGCCAACATCGCGCACGCCGGTGACGGTAACTTGCACCCGCTGCTCATCACCCCGCACGACGACGACGACGATGCGCGCTGGCGGGCGCAGGCCGCCTTCGCCGAGATCATCGATGCGGCTTTGGAGCTCGGCGGCACGGTCACCGGCGAACACGGTGTCGAGCTGTTGAAACGTGATGGTCTGGCCAAGGAGTTGGACCCAGTGGTGCTCGACATGCATCGGGCGATCAAGCACGCACTGGATCCGTACGGGATTCTGAACCCCGGGAAGGGCTTCTAG
- a CDS encoding VanW family protein: MPEEQSTDSGASGSRLRRRLLTFGLPLVALAALYAADLAVTSSKLPRGVTAAGVSIGGLTPDEAHQRLHDEITPRQSRPVPVTLETLEATIDPETVDLTADLQATVEQAGGQPLNPAARIMSFFVDTPVELVTSVNDEALTARLEELGSSVAEAPVEGSIVFVDGSPESSDPRSGRRLDVDAAADLFIHNWARGQTLELPILELEPRTTADDVAAAVGDIAEPAMTGPVVITGDNSTEGVISTDVIAAALTFRPAQGRLVPEIDETLIIDALRPQLAASEIPGRAADIDFAAVPPAKVPAQDGRRVDYEATLEDLLTVVSSTEDREITAVYVDDDPTFTFEELQALGPIEVIGEFQTGGFSSDSGRNIRRAAEQINGIVVRPGETFSLNSATNPRNTAAGYVEAGIIENGRPARGVGGGVSQVATTLFNAAYFAGMEDVEHHEHSYYISRYPAGREATVFGDVLDVKFRNDGPTSVQIQTEWTPSSVTVRLVGIKRFEVTSSQSSRSRPTPPPTITIPSGEACSASGGASGFTITDTRTLRDITSGETRSESHTVVYDPIPQVVCGVAEPEVQAEVDAAQE, encoded by the coding sequence ATGCCCGAGGAACAGAGCACGGACTCCGGAGCATCGGGGTCTCGGTTGCGACGTCGGCTCCTGACCTTCGGCCTCCCGCTCGTGGCGTTGGCCGCGCTGTACGCTGCTGACCTGGCGGTTACCTCGTCCAAGCTACCCAGGGGCGTCACCGCGGCTGGTGTGTCGATCGGCGGATTGACGCCAGACGAAGCCCACCAACGCCTGCATGACGAGATCACTCCACGACAATCACGACCGGTTCCCGTGACGCTGGAAACGCTCGAGGCCACCATCGACCCGGAGACGGTCGACCTCACCGCTGATCTGCAGGCCACCGTCGAACAGGCCGGCGGGCAACCGCTGAACCCGGCCGCCCGGATCATGTCGTTCTTCGTCGATACCCCGGTGGAGCTGGTGACCTCGGTGAACGACGAGGCGCTGACCGCACGGCTCGAGGAGCTCGGTTCCTCCGTGGCCGAGGCCCCCGTCGAAGGCTCCATCGTCTTCGTCGACGGCAGCCCCGAGTCCTCCGATCCGAGATCCGGCCGCCGCCTCGACGTCGATGCCGCCGCAGACCTGTTCATCCACAACTGGGCCCGCGGACAAACACTGGAGCTGCCGATCCTGGAACTCGAGCCGCGCACCACTGCCGATGACGTCGCGGCCGCTGTCGGTGACATCGCCGAACCCGCGATGACCGGACCCGTTGTCATCACCGGCGACAACAGCACCGAAGGCGTCATCAGCACAGACGTCATCGCAGCGGCGCTGACCTTCCGCCCGGCGCAGGGGCGGTTGGTGCCCGAGATCGACGAGACCCTGATCATCGACGCGCTCCGCCCCCAGCTCGCGGCCTCCGAGATCCCCGGACGCGCCGCCGATATCGATTTCGCCGCCGTCCCGCCGGCGAAAGTGCCCGCGCAGGACGGCCGCCGGGTGGACTACGAAGCCACACTGGAGGACCTGCTCACGGTCGTCAGCAGCACCGAGGACCGCGAGATCACCGCGGTGTACGTCGACGACGACCCCACCTTCACCTTCGAGGAGCTGCAGGCGCTCGGTCCCATCGAGGTCATCGGCGAGTTCCAGACGGGTGGATTTTCCAGTGACTCGGGCCGCAACATCCGACGCGCCGCCGAACAGATCAACGGCATCGTGGTCCGCCCCGGCGAGACGTTCAGCCTCAACTCGGCGACCAATCCACGCAACACGGCCGCCGGTTACGTGGAGGCGGGCATCATCGAGAACGGCAGGCCGGCCCGCGGTGTCGGTGGCGGGGTGTCCCAAGTGGCCACCACGCTGTTCAATGCCGCCTACTTCGCCGGCATGGAGGACGTCGAACACCACGAACACAGCTACTACATCAGCCGCTATCCAGCGGGCCGGGAAGCCACGGTGTTCGGCGACGTGTTGGACGTGAAGTTCCGCAACGACGGTCCGACGTCGGTGCAGATCCAGACCGAGTGGACGCCGAGTTCGGTCACCGTCCGACTGGTCGGCATCAAGCGGTTCGAGGTGACGTCCTCGCAGAGCTCGCGCAGCCGCCCGACACCCCCTCCGACGATCACGATTCCTTCCGGTGAAGCATGCAGCGCCAGCGGCGGCGCGTCGGGGTTCACCATCACCGACACCCGCACGTTGCGCGACATCACCAGCGGAGAGACACGCAGCGAGTCCCACACCGTCGTCTACGACCCCATTCCCCAGGTGGTGTGTGGCGTTGCGGAGCCCGAAGTGCAAGCGGAAGTCGACGCAGCACAAGAATGA
- a CDS encoding MFS transporter, with product MTETTHRATLRRSRAAVFVVFASFGMVIATWAVHLPALQQQTDMSTGQLGAVLLILGAGSLTSMQVSGFLVDRAGSGVVALAGAGAMAVVVAIPLAANTFWHAAVGAFILGTTVGAVEVGMNAAAVDVERDYERPIMAAFHAMFSVGSVAGSLVAAVCYAAGVSVLPATGAVVVLCVAGLAIATPTLLGVGRSRDRSTLAANAPTTAQMASDGRLPFARLLVLGLLAFLLLLCEGSAMDWSSLHAQEHLGTSAAVGSLALGAFVAAMTVGRFTADRVAQHLGAARVLRWGSLVAATGLVLVFLSPALPLTLAGWVLFGLGLSGGVPQVLTAAGNASDSSGRALSRVVGLGYVALLAGPALIGWIAEMTSLNSALLVPACAALICVLAAGAVKPATSSAVPPSSQQ from the coding sequence ATGACCGAGACCACGCACCGCGCGACCCTGCGACGATCGCGTGCGGCGGTGTTCGTCGTCTTCGCGTCGTTCGGAATGGTGATCGCCACCTGGGCGGTTCACCTACCCGCTCTGCAGCAGCAGACGGATATGTCGACGGGGCAGCTGGGCGCGGTGCTGTTGATACTCGGGGCGGGTTCTCTGACGAGCATGCAGGTCAGCGGGTTCTTGGTGGACCGTGCCGGTAGCGGCGTGGTGGCCCTTGCCGGAGCGGGTGCAATGGCGGTGGTGGTCGCGATCCCGTTGGCGGCCAACACTTTCTGGCATGCCGCAGTGGGTGCGTTCATCCTGGGGACTACCGTCGGCGCCGTCGAGGTCGGGATGAACGCCGCCGCCGTCGATGTCGAACGCGACTACGAACGTCCGATCATGGCGGCGTTCCACGCGATGTTCTCCGTAGGCAGCGTGGCGGGTTCGCTCGTCGCTGCGGTGTGCTACGCGGCAGGAGTCTCGGTGCTGCCTGCCACCGGAGCCGTGGTGGTGCTGTGCGTGGCGGGTCTGGCGATCGCCACGCCGACCCTCCTCGGGGTGGGACGATCACGTGACCGGTCCACGCTGGCGGCGAACGCACCGACTACCGCGCAGATGGCCTCGGATGGGCGCTTGCCCTTCGCTCGGCTGCTCGTGTTGGGCTTACTGGCGTTTCTGCTTCTCCTCTGCGAGGGATCGGCGATGGACTGGAGCAGCCTGCACGCCCAAGAACACCTCGGAACAAGTGCGGCGGTGGGATCACTTGCGCTCGGCGCCTTCGTCGCTGCGATGACGGTCGGTCGCTTCACCGCGGATCGGGTGGCCCAACACCTGGGTGCGGCGCGGGTGCTGCGTTGGGGCTCGCTGGTGGCCGCGACCGGACTGGTTCTGGTCTTTCTGTCGCCGGCGCTGCCACTCACCCTCGCTGGATGGGTCCTGTTCGGGTTGGGACTCTCAGGTGGTGTTCCCCAGGTGCTCACTGCCGCGGGAAACGCGAGCGACTCCTCGGGCCGTGCCCTCTCCCGAGTGGTGGGCCTGGGGTACGTGGCTCTGCTTGCCGGGCCCGCGCTCATCGGGTGGATCGCGGAGATGACGTCGCTGAACTCCGCGTTACTGGTACCTGCCTGCGCGGCGTTGATCTGCGTTCTGGCAGCAGGTGCCGTCAAGCCTGCGACCAGTTCCGCGGTGCCACCGTCGTCGCAACAGTGA
- a CDS encoding 2-hydroxyacid dehydrogenase, which produces MSGVWLPFTPSWPMPEGLRGEVVDYAQPPWERCGDVEMVVLPYGPDDNTLAGLAEMPVLRVVQSLAAGVDRVLPFIPPAATLCSARGVHDTATAELAVTLTLSALRGVAGFTRDQAQRRWQPRTTPGLADKTVLVVGYGSIGAAIAARLECFEAHVVPVARTPRPGVSGMSDLSALLPDADVVVLSLPLTPETRGLVNADFLARMRAGALLVNVARGAVVDTRALLAALHRGHVSAALDVTDPEPLPEDSPLWDAPNLILTPHVGARSEALAPRMMRFVGEQVSRFAEGRSLRNVVGWRRQQAD; this is translated from the coding sequence ATGAGCGGAGTCTGGTTGCCGTTCACCCCGTCGTGGCCGATGCCGGAGGGGCTGCGCGGCGAGGTGGTCGACTATGCCCAGCCGCCGTGGGAGCGATGCGGTGACGTCGAAATGGTGGTGCTGCCGTACGGCCCCGACGACAACACCCTGGCCGGTCTGGCCGAGATGCCCGTACTCCGGGTGGTGCAGAGCCTGGCGGCCGGGGTGGACCGGGTGTTGCCGTTCATCCCGCCGGCAGCGACGTTGTGCAGTGCCCGCGGCGTGCACGACACCGCCACTGCCGAGCTGGCGGTCACGTTGACGCTCAGCGCCTTACGCGGCGTGGCCGGATTCACCCGCGACCAGGCTCAGCGCCGTTGGCAACCACGGACGACGCCGGGCCTTGCAGACAAGACGGTGCTCGTGGTCGGTTACGGATCGATCGGCGCGGCCATCGCGGCGCGATTGGAGTGCTTCGAGGCACACGTGGTGCCGGTGGCCCGCACGCCGCGTCCTGGAGTGAGCGGGATGTCGGATCTTTCGGCGTTGTTGCCCGATGCCGACGTCGTCGTCCTGTCACTGCCACTGACGCCGGAGACCCGTGGGCTGGTCAACGCCGACTTCCTGGCGCGGATGCGGGCCGGGGCACTACTGGTCAACGTAGCCAGGGGAGCGGTGGTCGATACCCGGGCACTGCTCGCGGCATTGCATCGCGGACACGTCAGCGCGGCCTTGGACGTCACGGATCCGGAACCGCTGCCCGAGGACTCCCCGCTGTGGGATGCCCCCAACCTGATCCTGACCCCACATGTCGGTGCGCGATCGGAGGCGTTGGCGCCGAGGATGATGCGTTTCGTCGGGGAGCAGGTGAGCCGTTTCGCCGAGGGGCGTTCACTGCGCAACGTGGTTGGTTGGCGGCGACAACAGGCTGACTAA
- a CDS encoding enoyl-CoA hydratase/isomerase family protein, with protein sequence MTDYQTIDLTKKDYLGIVTLNRPEKLNAIDERTFAELGSAIDELESDSEIRVAIIKGAGRAFSAGHDMTDELIPRETPPDLLSYTERNAAPWWRIWNSRLPWIAQVHGYCLGGANELALVCDFTICSTDVQFGIPDVQFQASPPFNILPWIVGMKKARELILTGRRVGAQEALELGMVNAVAEPEELEQRVFEMAADLAKSPTISMAMNKRTFNRAYEVQGLRAAIDAGRETFVMLQSSTSPEREEFDKIAEAEGMRAAFAWRDAKFKVR encoded by the coding sequence GTGACCGACTATCAGACCATCGACCTGACCAAGAAGGATTACCTGGGCATCGTCACCCTGAACCGCCCGGAGAAACTGAACGCCATCGATGAACGCACCTTCGCCGAATTGGGCTCTGCGATTGACGAATTGGAGAGCGACTCCGAGATCAGAGTCGCGATCATCAAGGGAGCGGGACGCGCCTTCTCGGCTGGGCACGACATGACCGACGAGTTGATCCCGCGCGAGACCCCGCCGGATCTGCTGTCTTACACCGAGCGCAACGCCGCTCCCTGGTGGCGAATCTGGAACAGCCGACTGCCGTGGATCGCGCAGGTGCACGGCTACTGCTTGGGCGGGGCCAACGAACTGGCTCTGGTCTGCGACTTCACCATCTGTTCCACCGACGTGCAGTTCGGGATCCCCGACGTCCAGTTCCAGGCTTCGCCGCCGTTCAACATCCTGCCCTGGATCGTCGGGATGAAGAAGGCCAGGGAGCTGATCCTGACGGGGCGCCGCGTCGGAGCGCAAGAGGCGCTGGAACTCGGCATGGTCAACGCGGTGGCTGAACCGGAGGAGCTGGAACAGCGGGTGTTCGAGATGGCTGCCGACCTGGCGAAGTCGCCCACCATCTCGATGGCGATGAACAAGCGCACCTTCAACCGCGCTTATGAGGTGCAGGGCCTGCGTGCGGCCATCGACGCCGGACGTGAGACGTTCGTGATGCTGCAGTCCAGCACCTCGCCGGAGCGCGAGGAGTTCGACAAGATCGCCGAGGCCGAGGGCATGCGGGCCGCCTTCGCCTGGCGTGACGCCAAGTTCAAGGTGCGTTGA
- a CDS encoding MalY/PatB family protein, producing the protein MSTDLQTASPASWVAYDALTPAQLRRRGAMKWLAHPDDVLGAWIAEMDFGTAPAVTEALRRLHTDGMSLGYATPALLQEVSQACADWHRQNFGVVFDPALIVPVGDVVKAFEITLGVLGRPGAPVVVPTPGYLSFLQVPAAFGREVVRVPMLRSGSGWVLDLDGIERAFRAGAGLFTLCNPHNPLGVVHSVEELQALADLADRYGVRVFADEVHSPFVFGDHRHVPYAAISATAAAHAITATSASKGWNLQGLKCAQLILTNPADLDVLAPVRLPQTLSAGVPGLVANTAAYRDGGSWLADVVGYLARNRRQLVELMAEHAPEVVWDVPQGTYMAWFDCSAVGLGDGQSATEFFLQRARVSLNNGEKFGADRRYARFNFATPSPVLEDMITRIGRAIAESSQGVQ; encoded by the coding sequence TTGAGCACGGACCTGCAGACAGCCTCGCCCGCCTCATGGGTCGCCTATGACGCTTTGACGCCTGCGCAGTTGCGGCGCCGCGGTGCGATGAAGTGGCTGGCTCACCCGGACGACGTGCTTGGTGCCTGGATTGCCGAGATGGACTTTGGCACCGCCCCCGCGGTCACCGAGGCACTCCGGCGTCTCCACACCGACGGTATGTCGCTCGGATACGCCACACCTGCTTTGCTGCAAGAGGTTTCGCAGGCCTGCGCCGACTGGCACAGGCAGAACTTCGGGGTGGTCTTCGATCCCGCGCTGATCGTCCCTGTCGGCGATGTCGTCAAGGCATTCGAGATCACCCTGGGGGTGTTGGGACGCCCCGGTGCGCCGGTCGTGGTGCCCACTCCGGGTTACCTGTCCTTTTTGCAGGTGCCCGCTGCCTTCGGCCGAGAAGTGGTGCGCGTGCCGATGCTGCGCTCCGGCAGTGGCTGGGTGCTCGACCTCGACGGGATCGAGCGGGCCTTCCGCGCCGGCGCCGGGCTGTTCACACTCTGCAACCCGCACAATCCCCTGGGCGTGGTGCACTCGGTCGAGGAACTGCAAGCACTTGCCGACCTGGCCGATCGCTACGGGGTCCGGGTGTTCGCCGACGAGGTGCACTCACCGTTCGTGTTCGGCGATCACCGCCATGTGCCCTACGCGGCCATCTCGGCCACCGCGGCCGCGCACGCGATCACCGCCACGTCGGCATCCAAGGGCTGGAATCTGCAGGGGCTCAAATGCGCTCAGCTGATACTCACCAATCCTGCCGATCTGGATGTGCTCGCGCCGGTCCGGCTTCCGCAGACCCTCAGCGCCGGCGTCCCGGGTCTGGTGGCCAACACCGCGGCCTATCGGGACGGCGGATCGTGGCTCGCCGATGTAGTCGGCTACCTGGCACGTAACCGCCGCCAACTGGTCGAGCTCATGGCAGAGCATGCACCGGAAGTGGTCTGGGATGTTCCCCAGGGCACCTACATGGCGTGGTTTGACTGCTCTGCCGTGGGGCTCGGTGACGGGCAGAGCGCCACTGAGTTCTTCCTCCAGCGCGCCAGGGTCTCGCTCAACAACGGCGAGAAGTTCGGTGCCGACCGCCGGTACGCACGGTTCAACTTCGCCACCCCTTCACCAGTTCTGGAAGACATGATCACCCGCATCGGGCGGGCGATCGCCGAGAGTTCGCAAGGAGTCCAGTGA